Proteins found in one Oncorhynchus mykiss isolate Arlee chromosome 17, USDA_OmykA_1.1, whole genome shotgun sequence genomic segment:
- the LOC118940345 gene encoding protein phosphatase 1 regulatory subunit 29-like, with protein MANRFLHLPSIPLSLSLSPSIFLYLLPPLLLLLHLPVSVRGDCWLIEGDKGYVWLAICSQNQPPYETIPQHINNTVHDLRLNENKLKAVLFHSMYRFTNLTDLNLTKNEISYIEDGAFTHQANLQVLQLGYNKLTNLTEGVMRGLGRLQCLFLQHNLIEVIDNKAFEESSSSLSSIDLSSNKLARIDPSTFTVLNRLMVCELAGNPFHCGCDLYSFLTWLEAFNNVTHTYDRLQCETPGELFLYPLLSPVAGHGRSARTMLATICRDGMIIPGITSQPGTDWEGSGMGPEMDGRAGPYHQPTASSTADPNFNPSIKLQWVTLSAAKLLVQIPKPYSKMYVLVQYNQSFVSDIQNLKEKKEKVTLVDLKPHTNYTYCVVSISKNQRNNHTCIFFATREAGPDDHHANPSTMTHYIITILGCLLGMVIVLGLVYYCLRKRRMQEEKEKAISVKKTILEMRYGPEAAAQAANDPAAMQHLQEQAQNQGHHGGHLHGGGGGGGNKLPPSTSSSSGMLHGSANTTSSRLSTLPQVEKMATAFGEAMATNKGNYMDVRTGAGLSGDGGGLLLAGGGGGGGEAILVDMRGINGCSEDGMDVGNDSDDDGHGSASEISTIAMEVDKVNQIINNCIDALKLDSLVATTTSGDNPTSPPPACINSLARNLIPLSQGLADTCQMLASSPKIHAPPAMTPVPLVMPLSERPGISGGGFLSPPYRDPPPANAVRPLQRQLSDTGVVVMGAGKNRCSVSLAGGSMKSTRVFSLDVPEPRSPGPNSCPPYPEKGSPVGCGETMERLPLVGGNGSGCGSGGDGNGMGCGGGNGMGGGVNEGGVNVNGGGVGCGGGGRGGGGPGKQQQHHHLEVHPDYHCSEHRHSFPALYYEGANDSPSPSPSQKASFLKPLGRTKRDPAAYSQLSPSRHHNYSGYSSSPEYSSENTLRIWERFRPHKKGPRDPREEATYIAAGHALRKKVQFAKDEDLHDILDYWKGVSAQQKL; from the exons atggccaacaggtttctccacctcccctccatcccgctctccctatccctctcaccatccatcttcctctacCTTCTCCCCCCATTacttcttctcctccacctccctgtGTCCGTCCGGGGGGACTGCTGGCTGATCGAGGGGGATAAAGGCTACGTGTGGCTGGCCATCTGCAGTCAGAACCAGCCCCCGTACGAGACCATCCCCCAGCACATCAACAATACG GTCCATGACCTGAGGCTGAATGAGAACAAGCTGAAAGCAGTGCTATTCCACTCCATGTATCGCTTCACCAACCTGACAGACCTCAACCTCACCAAGAACGAGATCTCTTACATAGAGGACGGGGCCTTTACCCATCAGGCCAACCTACAG GTCCTCCAGTTGGGTTACAACAAGCTGACCAACCTGACAGAGGGGGTGATGCGAGGCCTGGGCCGCTTGCAGTGCCTCTTCCTCCAGCACAACCTCATCGAGGTCATTGACAACAAAGCATTCGAGGAGTCCAGCTCCAGCCTCAGCAGCATCGACCTCTCGTCCAATAAGCTGGCCCGGATCGATCCGTCAACGTTCACCGTGCTAAACCGGTTAATGGTCTGCGAGCTGGCAGGAAATCCTTTCCATTGTGGATGTGATCTGTATAGTTTTCTTACTTGGTTGGAGGCATTTAATAACGTGACACATACATACGACAGGCTGCAGTGCGAGACCCCCGGCGAGCTGTTTCTCTACCCGCTCCTGAGCCCCGTGGCCGGGCACGGGCGCAGCGCTCGCACCATGCTCGCCACCATCTGTCGCGATGGCATGATCATACCCGGGATCACGTCTCAACCCGGCACCGACTGGGAGGGCTCCGGGATGGGCCCGGAGATGGACGGCCGGGCCGGACCGTATCATCAGCCGACAGCGTCGTCCACGGCTGACCCCAACTTCAACCCCAGCATCAAACTCCAATGGGTCACTCTGTCTGCAGCCAAGCTGTTGGTCCAGATCCCTAAACCATACAGCAAGATGTACGTCCTGGTTCAATACAACCAGAGCTTCGTCTCGGACATCCAGAACCtcaaggagaagaaggagaaggtgaCGTTGGTGGACCTCAAACCTCACACCAACTACACCTACTGCGTAGTGTCTATAAGTAAAAACCAGCGCAACAACCACACGTGCATCTTCTTCGCCACGCGAGAGGCTGGCCCTGACGACCACCACGCCAACCCGTCAACCATGACGCATTACATCATAACGATCCTGGGGTGTCTGCTGGGGATGGTGATCGTGCTCGGGCTCGTCTACTACTGCCTGAGGAAGCGTCGGatgcaggaggagaaggagaaggcgaTCAGCGTGAAGAAGACCATCTTGGAGATGCG GTATGGACCGGAGGCTGCAGCACAGGCAGCTAACGACCCGGCAGCCATGCAGCATCTCCAGGAACAGGCCCAGAACCAGGGGCACCACGGAGGTCACCTCCACGGAGGAGGGGGTGGCGGGGGTAATAAActtcccccctccacctcctccagctcCGGCATGCTCCACGGTTCGGCCAACACCACCTCCTCCCGCCTCTCGACGCTCCCCCAAGTGGAGAAGATGGCCACAGCGTTCGGTGAAGCCATGGCAACCAATAAAGGGAATTATATGGACGTGAGGACTGGGGCAGGATTATCGGGAGACGGGGGAGGATTATTACtggcagggggaggaggaggagggggagaggcgaTACTGGTGGATATGCGAGGCATCAACGGTTGCAGTGAAGACGGAATGGACGTTGGGAATGATTCGGATGACGACGGGCACGGATCTGCGTCGGAGATCTCGACGATCGCCATGGAGGTCGACAAAGTCAACCAGATTATCAACAACTGTATCGACGCGCTCAAGCTCGACTCCCTTGTTGCCACGACAACATCTGGCGACAACCCTACTTCTCCTCCACCTGCTTGTATCAACTCCCTCGCTCGgaacctcatccccctctcccaaGGCCTCGCTGACACCTGCCAGATGCTCGCCTCCTCTCCCAAAATCCATGCCCCTCCCGCGATGACCCCCGTTCCCCTCGTCATGCCCCTCTCGGAGCGTCCCGGAATCAGCGGAGGGGGGTTTCTCTCGCCACCCTACAGGGACCCACCACCGGCGAACGCCGTACGACCCTTACAGAGGCAGCTGAGCGATACAGGTGTGGTGGTCATGGGTGCTGGGAAGAACCGATGTAGCGTGTCCTTGGCTGGAGGATCCATGAAGAGCACCAGGGTCTTCAGTCTGGATGTCCCGGAGCCCCGCAGCCCGGGGCCCAACTCCTGCCCTCCATACCCAGAGAAGGGGAGCCCTGTTGGGTGTGGGGAAACCATGGAGAGGCTCCCTCTTGTGGGTGGAaatggtagtggttgtggtagtggtggtgatggaaaCGGGatgggttgtggtggtgggaacGGAATGGGAGGAGGGGTTAATGAAGGTGGGGTGAATGTCAATGGAGGTGGGGTGGGTTgcggagggggaggaagaggagggggaggcccgggaaagcagcagcagcatcatcatcTGGAGGTACATCCAGACTACCACTGTTCTGAGCACAGGCACTCCTTCCCCGCCCTCTACTATGAGGGAGCCAAcgactccccctctccctccccatcccagAAGGCCTCCTTCCTCAAACCCCTGGGACGTACCAAAAGGGACCCTGCCGCCTACTCCCAGCTTTCCCCTTCCCGGCACCACAACTACTCCGGCTACTCCTCCAGCCCCGAATATTCCTCGGAAAACACCCTTCGAATCTGGGAGAGGTTCCGGCCACACAAGAAAGGCCCTCGCGACCCTCGCGAAGAGGCGACGTATATCGCTGCAGGCCACGCCTTGAGGAAGAAGGTTCAGTTTGCGAAAGACGAGGACCTCCATGATATCCTCGACTACTGGAAGGGGGTGTCGGCCCAGCAGAAGCTGTGA